A region of the Burkholderia pyrrocinia genome:
CGGATCGGCGAGCGCGGTCAGCAGGTCGCCGCCCTGGTACGGATCGTTGATCTGCACGCGATAACCGGCGCCGGCGAACCACTGCGCGGTCCACGCGGTGAAGGCCGGGTCGGCGGTCGTGCCGCGCCGGTCGCTGACGACGACGTCCGGGCGCAACGCGCCCGCGTCGACGTTCATCGCGTTGCCGCGCGACTTCATCGAATGGCAGTCGATGTGCCACAGCGCGCCGTGCGCGGCATGCAGCGGCTCGGCGATGCCGGCGAGTGCGCGGCGGTACGGCAGGTAGTACGCGTCGATCCGGTGGCGCACTTCGGCGAGCGACAGCTTGCGGTCGTACAGCGGCACGCCGGGCAGCGCGTCGCGCCGGATCAGCCCCATCCCGCGCTGCGTATACGGCTGCGGTGAAAGCGGCTCGGGCCACGGCTCGGCGAGCAGCGTCGCGTCGATGTCGGTTTCCGCGCGGTTCGGATCGATGTAGGCACGCGGGAACGTCGCGCCGAGCAGCGTGCCGCCGTGCGCGGGGGCGCTGGCCCACAGTTCGTCGATGTATGCGTCCCACGTCGTGCGGATCGCGTCGTCCGGCGAAACGGGGGAGAAGTCGGGCGGATACGCGATGCCGCTGTGCGGCGAATCGACGACGATCGGCAGCGCGGGCGCCGTCGGCTGCGCGACGAAATACGCGGGCGATTCGCCGGCGGTCGCGTTGTTGCAATTAAACGTCAGCATGGGGATCAGGTTCTTTACCTAGTTTCTCGAAGCGTCTCGTCTGTTTGTTTTAAACATTAAAACAGCGTATCAATATTTCACAACGGCAGAAAATCGCGGTCAAGGGCTTTTTTCGGTG
Encoded here:
- a CDS encoding N-formylglutamate amidohydrolase — encoded protein: MLTFNCNNATAGESPAYFVAQPTAPALPIVVDSPHSGIAYPPDFSPVSPDDAIRTTWDAYIDELWASAPAHGGTLLGATFPRAYIDPNRAETDIDATLLAEPWPEPLSPQPYTQRGMGLIRRDALPGVPLYDRKLSLAEVRHRIDAYYLPYRRALAGIAEPLHAAHGALWHIDCHSMKSRGNAMNVDAGALRPDVVVSDRRGTTADPAFTAWTAQWFAGAGYRVQINDPYQGGDLLTALADPARQRHSIQIEFNRALYMDEAAFAKHAGFAALKRSVDAYLDALADYVRTRVASPGGAA